A single window of Cryptosporangium aurantiacum DNA harbors:
- a CDS encoding SGNH/GDSL hydrolase family protein yields MVRVLRRLALLVGATILLSTTVGVSPAAAAPDQYVALGDSYSAGNGAGSTNLSLVCGRNSYAYPYLVAAQRPNTTLTFAACQGAVTTDVTNSQLGSLSASTRWVTITIGGNDIGFANLVISCTLTNCASTIASSNAQIANQLPGKLDATYAAIRSRAPNATVVVLGYPKPFANRTCAAAPGATLAEQSALNALVDNLDGVIRDRAAAAGFRYADPNPYWVGHDVCSSTRYTNGWVTIPPGDSYHPSRAGYASGYTPLVRSVIG; encoded by the coding sequence ATGGTCCGTGTCCTCCGTCGGCTCGCGCTGCTCGTCGGCGCGACGATCCTGTTGTCAACCACCGTGGGCGTCTCGCCCGCCGCAGCCGCTCCCGACCAGTACGTCGCGCTCGGCGATTCGTACTCGGCGGGCAACGGCGCCGGCAGCACCAATTTGAGCCTCGTGTGCGGCCGCAACAGCTACGCCTACCCCTACCTGGTCGCGGCGCAGCGTCCGAATACGACGTTGACGTTCGCCGCCTGCCAGGGTGCGGTCACCACCGACGTCACGAACTCCCAACTCGGTTCGCTCAGCGCGTCGACACGCTGGGTGACGATCACGATCGGCGGCAACGACATCGGGTTCGCCAACCTGGTGATCTCGTGCACGCTGACGAACTGCGCGTCGACGATCGCGTCGTCGAACGCGCAGATCGCCAACCAGCTACCGGGCAAGCTCGACGCCACGTATGCGGCGATCCGCTCCCGGGCACCGAACGCGACCGTCGTCGTGCTCGGTTATCCGAAACCGTTCGCGAACCGCACGTGCGCGGCGGCGCCGGGCGCGACGCTGGCTGAGCAGTCCGCGCTCAACGCGCTCGTGGACAACCTCGACGGCGTGATCCGCGATCGGGCGGCGGCGGCCGGGTTCCGGTACGCCGACCCCAACCCGTACTGGGTGGGGCACGACGTCTGCTCCTCCACCCGCTACACGAACGGCTGGGTGACGATCCCGCCGGGCGACAGTTACCACCCGAGCCGCGCCGGCTACGCGAGTGGCTACACGCCGCTCGTCCGATCGGTCATCGGCTGA
- a CDS encoding leucine-rich repeat domain-containing protein has translation MASSAEERIAAAEAEGRTWLDLSNLGLRELPDSLFGLTELTELELCDNQLSALPENIGALTRLRTLDLDDNRLATLPSSFGDLAALETLHLARNQLTSLPDRFGDLTSLTALGLNGNLLTAVPETIGRLTGLTALYLSDNRLTALPETVGELTALTEFGLAENRLEALPERIGDLTALQELYAGQNLLGALPDTMAGLIALKRLTLPENRFTSVPPVLAKLPALQSLGLDGNPLADLTGLAALSGLTHLYLPSCGLTELPAEIGNLSRLTVLGLAHNELSTLPDAIGSLDALTELYLQGNRLTALPDTIGNLRALRMLNAHRNRLTALPDSLAEIPGLTTLYIGENAFTNPPRRRDLPTSVTEFNVEGTDIIRIHTAYHIDDDE, from the coding sequence ATGGCCTCGAGCGCAGAAGAGCGCATCGCCGCAGCCGAAGCGGAGGGCCGCACCTGGCTCGACCTGTCGAACCTCGGTCTGCGCGAGCTCCCGGACAGCCTCTTCGGCCTCACCGAGCTCACCGAGCTGGAGCTGTGCGACAACCAGCTGTCGGCGCTGCCCGAGAACATCGGTGCGCTCACCCGGCTGCGGACGCTGGACCTGGATGACAACCGGCTGGCCACCCTGCCCTCCAGCTTCGGCGACCTCGCGGCACTCGAAACGCTCCATCTGGCCCGTAATCAGCTGACGTCACTGCCCGACCGATTCGGTGATCTGACCTCGCTGACCGCTCTGGGCCTCAACGGCAATCTGCTGACCGCCGTGCCGGAGACGATTGGCCGCCTCACCGGTCTCACCGCGCTCTACCTGAGCGACAACCGGCTCACCGCACTGCCCGAGACCGTCGGCGAGCTGACCGCACTGACCGAGTTCGGCCTGGCCGAGAACCGCCTCGAGGCGCTTCCGGAACGGATCGGCGACCTGACCGCACTCCAGGAGCTCTACGCCGGTCAGAACCTGCTCGGCGCATTGCCCGACACGATGGCGGGGCTGATCGCCCTGAAGAGACTCACGCTTCCGGAAAACCGGTTCACGTCGGTGCCCCCGGTGCTGGCGAAGCTGCCCGCTCTCCAGTCACTCGGGCTGGACGGCAACCCCCTGGCCGACCTCACCGGGCTCGCGGCACTGAGCGGCCTCACGCACCTCTACCTGCCCAGCTGCGGGCTCACCGAGCTGCCTGCGGAGATCGGCAACCTGAGCCGCCTGACCGTCCTCGGACTCGCCCACAACGAACTCAGCACGCTGCCCGACGCGATCGGCTCGCTGGACGCGCTGACGGAGCTGTATCTCCAAGGAAACCGACTGACCGCCTTACCCGACACGATCGGGAACCTCCGCGCGCTCCGGATGCTCAACGCCCACCGCAACCGGCTGACCGCGCTGCCCGACAGCCTCGCGGAGATTCCCGGCTTGACCACGCTGTACATCGGCGAGAACGCCTTCACCAACCCGCCGCGGAGGAGGGACCTTCCGACGTCGGTGACTGAGTTCAACGTCGAAGGCACCGATATCATCCGAATTCACACGGCGTATCACATCGATGACGACGAGTGA
- a CDS encoding CinY protein has product MRRWQRAVVLSLLLVAGIVPRPAPAAAFGTIDSGGQHREHERLTRAALACTNGESACFEPATMNYLAGHDREFGAVGAPDSDEMTDPAAHCDNADYLGGSYPRTREVAVAALTDCVEHLRARFREGLDSAEDLLDDQGEVIPDEVTVSPECSPRERTESRAKCTTLEAFGRVLHGVQDFYAHSNWTDQADAARPHGDDNPPGLHRPGPSPLLDLLGETAVRPPANFTTGCYVVQDRVPGAGACQSRVTHAALNKDRGLIDPVDGRATEPGTSRGQVRNNFAAAVAGAIAESRRQWRDFRSGLTARYGVDQGARMICALTDDDPVRDCDEPSRTWAVVLIVLATGAVFAVGIVLTRRRREAVARDPDGGR; this is encoded by the coding sequence ATGCGACGATGGCAACGCGCGGTCGTGCTGTCCCTGCTTCTCGTGGCAGGGATCGTGCCGCGGCCGGCGCCGGCCGCCGCGTTCGGCACGATCGACAGCGGTGGTCAGCACCGTGAGCACGAACGCCTCACGCGTGCGGCCCTCGCCTGTACGAATGGTGAGTCGGCGTGCTTCGAGCCGGCGACGATGAACTACTTGGCCGGTCATGACCGCGAGTTCGGCGCTGTCGGGGCGCCCGACAGCGACGAGATGACCGACCCCGCGGCGCATTGCGACAACGCCGACTACCTCGGCGGCAGTTATCCGCGTACCCGCGAGGTGGCCGTCGCCGCGTTGACGGACTGCGTCGAGCACCTGCGCGCGCGTTTCCGGGAAGGACTGGACAGCGCGGAGGATCTCCTTGACGACCAGGGCGAAGTGATCCCGGATGAGGTGACGGTCAGCCCGGAGTGCAGCCCGAGAGAACGCACGGAAAGCCGCGCCAAGTGCACGACGCTCGAGGCGTTCGGGCGGGTGCTGCACGGGGTGCAGGACTTCTACGCGCACAGCAACTGGACCGACCAGGCCGACGCTGCCCGGCCCCACGGCGACGACAACCCGCCTGGACTGCACAGGCCCGGACCGAGCCCGCTGCTCGACCTGCTCGGCGAGACGGCGGTGAGGCCACCCGCGAACTTCACTACGGGCTGCTACGTGGTGCAGGACCGGGTGCCCGGCGCCGGCGCGTGCCAGTCGCGGGTCACCCATGCCGCGCTCAACAAGGATCGCGGTCTGATCGACCCGGTCGACGGCCGGGCCACCGAGCCGGGGACGTCACGCGGCCAAGTGCGGAACAACTTCGCGGCCGCGGTGGCCGGGGCGATCGCCGAGAGCCGCCGCCAGTGGCGCGACTTCCGGAGCGGTCTGACCGCGCGGTACGGGGTCGACCAGGGTGCGCGCATGATCTGCGCGCTCACCGACGACGATCCGGTGCGCGACTGCGATGAACCGTCCCGAACCTGGGCCGTCGTCCTCATCGTGCTCGCCACCGGCGCAGTGTTCGCCGTGGGCATCGTGCTGACGCGTCGTCGGCGCGAGGCCGTGGCGCGGGACCCTGACGGCGGCCGATAG
- a CDS encoding PucR family transcriptional regulator: MVAAEAPDRTVVTVAARSLRARLPELTDRLVGEFAVREELVLADEVRKALCRLCTDGLRAAIAILEHPDGDRADLRLAAETGTLWAARGLPLDSLLRLYRLAGRLLWENLLQAAGPAGASTLVHQAGAVLRGIDQESTAAAAAYRQAERRLLPRGQLRVAAAIDALLSARPPDAAELETAADLLDLPAAGPYVVAVQRPGAQRSLVAGHGRTGHRGMRFCWRRGRDADRVLVLLGRAGPDELEEVLRPLTLHHVGIGLPVEGLAEVPKSHRYAELAVRSCRADGPEIARFDRRLPQALVLAQPELAEDLVHEVLGAVLVLPVRYREALLDTLEAWLGCDGSAVAASRALYCHRNTVLYRLRRLQELTGRSLSKPSDLVDLTLALHAFRAQPPSASHSSSSM, translated from the coding sequence GTGGTCGCCGCCGAAGCCCCCGACCGGACGGTGGTCACCGTCGCAGCGCGGTCGCTCCGCGCCCGGCTGCCCGAACTCACCGACCGCCTGGTCGGCGAGTTCGCCGTCCGCGAGGAACTCGTCCTGGCCGACGAGGTCCGCAAGGCCCTCTGCCGGCTGTGTACCGACGGCCTCCGGGCCGCGATCGCGATCCTCGAACATCCCGACGGCGACCGGGCCGACCTGCGGTTAGCCGCCGAGACCGGCACGCTCTGGGCCGCCCGCGGCCTTCCGCTGGACTCGCTGCTGCGCCTCTACCGGCTGGCCGGCCGGCTGCTCTGGGAGAACCTGCTGCAAGCCGCCGGCCCGGCCGGGGCGAGCACGCTCGTCCACCAGGCCGGGGCCGTCCTGCGCGGGATCGACCAGGAGTCCACCGCCGCTGCGGCCGCGTACCGGCAGGCCGAGCGTCGTCTGCTCCCCCGCGGCCAGCTGCGCGTCGCCGCGGCGATCGACGCGCTACTGAGCGCCCGCCCGCCCGACGCCGCCGAGCTGGAGACCGCCGCCGACCTGCTCGACCTACCGGCGGCCGGACCGTACGTGGTCGCGGTGCAGCGTCCGGGCGCGCAGCGTTCGCTGGTCGCCGGGCACGGCCGCACCGGCCACCGCGGCATGCGATTCTGCTGGCGCCGGGGCCGGGACGCCGACCGCGTGCTGGTCCTGCTCGGCCGCGCCGGTCCGGACGAGCTCGAAGAGGTACTGCGCCCGCTGACGCTGCACCACGTCGGCATCGGCCTCCCGGTCGAGGGCCTGGCCGAGGTTCCGAAGAGTCACCGCTACGCGGAGCTGGCCGTGCGCAGCTGCCGGGCCGACGGTCCGGAGATCGCCCGGTTCGACCGCAGGCTCCCGCAGGCGCTGGTGCTGGCCCAGCCGGAGCTGGCCGAGGACCTCGTGCACGAGGTGCTGGGAGCGGTGCTGGTGCTGCCGGTCCGCTACCGGGAGGCGCTGCTGGACACGTTGGAGGCCTGGTTGGGCTGCGACGGGTCGGCGGTGGCGGCGTCGCGGGCGCTCTACTGCCACCGGAACACCGTCCTCTACCGGCTACGCCGGCTGCAGGAGCTGACCGGCAGGTCGCTGAGCAAGCCCAGCGACCTGGTGGATCTCACGCTCGCGCTGCACGCGTTCCGGGCCCAGCCGCCGAGCGCGAGTCACTCGTCGTCATCGATGTGA
- a CDS encoding helix-turn-helix domain-containing protein, translating to MDPIIRRRQVGEKLRRLREAAGKSQADVMAAMEWSKSKVNRIETGSVGVGKSDLVALLRFYAVADADEIEALVTDSRAARRHSGWGEYRHLVSPEFYAFVAYEESALAIRSFQPLAVPGLLQTDDYAAAVTGWRARHDRVTVDALVKLRMRRQELLERSDGPAFFFLLSEAAISYHIGENGVMRGQLKRLMTHAQEPNVTLRIVPFSAGLHPRWRDPYVVLEVGDRGSRTLEDLVLYIEDPRGELVISERAAANTTLRPSVWLDDHRDLEERAGDLDATMATLEAALARLPRS from the coding sequence ATGGACCCGATCATCCGTCGGCGCCAGGTGGGGGAGAAGCTGCGCCGATTACGCGAAGCCGCCGGAAAGTCCCAGGCCGATGTCATGGCCGCAATGGAGTGGTCGAAGTCGAAGGTCAATCGAATCGAAACGGGATCGGTGGGGGTGGGGAAGAGTGATCTCGTCGCGCTTCTCAGGTTTTACGCGGTCGCCGACGCAGACGAAATCGAAGCCCTCGTGACCGATAGTCGGGCCGCCCGTCGGCATTCGGGATGGGGGGAGTACCGCCACCTGGTATCGCCGGAATTCTATGCGTTCGTGGCGTACGAAGAATCCGCGCTAGCTATTCGCAGCTTCCAGCCGTTGGCCGTTCCCGGTCTGCTGCAGACCGATGATTACGCGGCCGCGGTCACCGGTTGGCGAGCACGGCACGATCGAGTCACCGTGGACGCGTTGGTGAAATTGCGGATGCGGCGACAGGAACTGTTGGAACGGTCGGACGGGCCGGCGTTCTTCTTCCTGCTGAGCGAAGCCGCGATCAGTTATCACATCGGCGAGAACGGCGTCATGCGGGGGCAGCTCAAGCGCCTGATGACGCACGCCCAAGAGCCGAACGTCACGCTGCGGATCGTCCCGTTCAGTGCCGGTCTGCACCCCCGTTGGCGCGACCCGTACGTCGTGCTGGAGGTCGGCGACCGGGGCAGCCGGACGCTCGAGGACCTGGTGTTGTATATCGAGGATCCCCGGGGTGAGCTCGTCATTTCCGAACGCGCGGCGGCGAACACGACCCTGCGGCCGAGCGTCTGGCTGGACGACCATCGTGACCTCGAGGAGCGGGCGGGCGATCTCGACGCGACGATGGCAACCTTGGAGGCCGCGCTCGCCCGGCTGCCCCGGTCGTAG
- a CDS encoding EI24 domain-containing protein, producing the protein MSAVTPPVRTSTGSEFLLGLKLLGRGFGMYAKYPGQLLLGLIPAVIAFLILLAAFVVLVVFLGDLGAWTTNWFAEEWSTDARNAARLLAQAAIAVGAIWLAVVTYTSLTLIIGDPFYEKISEQIEHRLGASNYPDLPWYRTLPRNAMDSVRVIGTQLVLSIPVLLLGFVPFAGQLLAPIVGLLIGGWLLSVDLTGIPFNRRGTFLRERRKVLRQHRALALGFGIPVAALSLVPFANILVIPAAIAGGTLLTRYVHGERI; encoded by the coding sequence GTGAGCGCCGTGACACCGCCGGTCCGTACGTCCACCGGCTCCGAGTTCCTCCTGGGCCTCAAGCTGCTCGGACGCGGCTTCGGCATGTACGCGAAGTACCCGGGGCAGCTCCTGCTCGGCCTGATCCCGGCCGTCATCGCGTTCCTGATCCTGCTGGCGGCGTTCGTCGTGCTGGTCGTGTTCCTCGGTGACCTCGGCGCATGGACCACGAACTGGTTCGCCGAGGAGTGGTCGACCGACGCGCGGAACGCGGCCCGGCTCCTCGCCCAGGCCGCGATCGCGGTCGGCGCGATCTGGCTCGCGGTCGTCACCTACACGTCGCTGACGCTGATCATCGGCGACCCGTTCTACGAGAAGATCTCGGAGCAGATCGAGCACCGCCTCGGCGCGAGTAACTACCCTGACCTGCCCTGGTACCGCACGCTGCCGCGCAACGCCATGGACTCGGTCCGGGTGATCGGCACCCAGCTCGTGCTGTCGATCCCGGTGCTGCTGCTCGGCTTCGTGCCGTTCGCCGGCCAGCTGCTCGCACCGATCGTCGGGCTGCTCATCGGCGGCTGGCTGCTGAGCGTCGACCTCACCGGCATCCCGTTCAACCGGCGCGGCACGTTCCTGCGGGAACGCCGGAAGGTGCTCCGGCAGCACCGGGCGCTGGCGCTCGGGTTCGGTATCCCGGTCGCGGCGCTCTCGCTGGTTCCGTTCGCGAACATCCTGGTGATCCCCGCCGCGATCGCCGGCGGCACGCTGCTCACCCGCTACGTCCACGGGGAGCGGATCTAG
- a CDS encoding dihydrofolate reductase family protein, which translates to MAELLADLFVSVDGFAAGEDVGPFFGYHGPDLEAWITTESERAHTLLMGRVTFELMAGMSAAATDPASLRMTALPKVVVSGRLREPLDWANSRVLSGDLAEGIAALKRDSTGPVRTIGSLTLVRSLLTLGLVDQLRLMVFPLTLGTDGREPAYLRYPRAGMRLAGTTVLDDRLVLLTYRP; encoded by the coding sequence GTGGCTGAGCTCCTCGCTGATCTGTTCGTCTCGGTCGACGGGTTCGCCGCGGGCGAGGACGTCGGCCCGTTCTTCGGCTACCACGGCCCCGACCTCGAAGCCTGGATCACCACCGAATCCGAACGCGCCCACACGCTCCTGATGGGACGGGTCACCTTCGAGTTGATGGCCGGCATGTCCGCCGCGGCCACCGACCCCGCGAGCCTGCGGATGACCGCCCTGCCCAAGGTCGTGGTCTCCGGTCGGCTCCGCGAACCGCTCGACTGGGCGAACTCCCGGGTCCTGAGCGGCGACCTCGCCGAGGGGATCGCGGCGCTCAAGCGGGACTCCACCGGCCCGGTGCGGACGATCGGCAGCCTCACGCTGGTGCGGAGCCTGCTCACGCTCGGGCTGGTCGACCAGCTACGCCTGATGGTCTTCCCGCTCACGCTCGGCACGGACGGCCGCGAGCCCGCCTACCTCCGCTACCCGCGCGCCGGGATGCGGCTGGCCGGGACGACAGTGCTCGACGACCGGCTCGTCCTGCTCACGTACCGCCCGTAG
- a CDS encoding RNB domain-containing ribonuclease, which yields MATQAEPDGTARPVPGIPARRLWAPEIDFGAIRTELGTPPDFSAEALAEAAAPPADHPRIDLTDVPFVTVDPPGSRDLDQALHLVPDGDGFLLRYAIADVAAFVRPGSALDRESTARGVTLYLPDGRIPLHPPVLSEGAASLLPGQVSPAVVWTIRTDADATPRDVRIERATVRSTAQLSYPEVEAGARPEALTALAAFGAVRAERVLARGGIELDVPEQDIERTDDGGWKLVLRAQAAAERHNAQVSLLTGECAAALMLDAGIGLLRTLPPAAPEDVERLRTIAPSLGVDWPADATPGRVVASVDPADPRGAAFLDLAAALLRGSGYTPFTDGAPEQAFHAGVGAPYAHVTAPLRRLADRYATEICLAIHAGTPVPEWVHAALPGLPAVMAAATRRANEFERAVVDLTEAVLLADRVGEQFDAAVVDVAGEGKSGTVALDDPPVWARCAGPGLRAGERLRVRLLDADPTTRRVRFARA from the coding sequence ATGGCGACGCAGGCTGAGCCCGACGGCACCGCCCGACCCGTGCCGGGCATCCCGGCCCGGCGGTTGTGGGCACCGGAGATCGACTTCGGAGCGATCCGCACCGAACTCGGCACCCCACCGGACTTCAGCGCGGAAGCACTCGCCGAAGCCGCCGCCCCACCGGCCGACCACCCGCGGATCGACCTCACCGACGTCCCGTTCGTCACCGTCGACCCGCCAGGGTCACGCGACCTCGACCAGGCCTTGCACCTGGTTCCCGACGGCGACGGTTTCCTGCTGCGGTACGCGATCGCCGACGTCGCCGCGTTCGTGCGCCCGGGCAGCGCGCTCGACCGGGAGTCCACCGCGCGCGGCGTCACGCTGTACCTGCCCGACGGCCGGATCCCGCTGCACCCGCCGGTGCTCAGCGAGGGCGCGGCCAGCCTGCTTCCCGGTCAGGTCAGCCCCGCCGTGGTCTGGACCATCCGTACCGACGCCGACGCTACGCCGCGTGACGTCCGAATCGAACGGGCCACCGTGCGCAGCACGGCACAGCTGTCCTACCCGGAGGTAGAGGCTGGCGCGCGCCCGGAAGCGCTGACCGCGTTGGCGGCGTTCGGCGCGGTCCGGGCCGAACGGGTGCTGGCCCGCGGCGGCATCGAGCTCGACGTCCCCGAACAGGACATCGAACGCACCGACGACGGCGGCTGGAAGCTGGTGCTGCGGGCGCAGGCCGCGGCCGAGCGGCACAACGCGCAGGTGTCGCTGCTGACCGGTGAGTGCGCGGCCGCACTGATGCTCGACGCCGGGATCGGACTGCTGCGAACGCTGCCACCCGCCGCGCCGGAGGACGTCGAGCGGCTGCGGACGATCGCCCCGAGCCTGGGCGTCGACTGGCCCGCGGACGCGACACCGGGCAGGGTAGTGGCGAGCGTCGATCCGGCTGACCCTCGCGGCGCGGCGTTCCTCGACCTGGCCGCCGCACTCCTGCGCGGCTCCGGCTACACACCATTCACCGACGGAGCGCCCGAGCAGGCTTTCCACGCCGGCGTCGGCGCGCCGTACGCGCACGTCACCGCGCCGCTGCGCCGGTTGGCCGACCGGTACGCGACCGAGATCTGCCTCGCGATACACGCCGGAACTCCGGTGCCCGAGTGGGTCCACGCGGCGCTGCCGGGCCTGCCCGCGGTGATGGCCGCCGCGACCCGCCGCGCGAACGAGTTCGAACGGGCCGTCGTCGACCTCACCGAGGCGGTGCTACTCGCCGACCGGGTCGGCGAGCAGTTCGACGCCGCGGTGGTCGACGTCGCGGGCGAGGGAAAGAGCGGCACCGTCGCCCTGGACGATCCGCCGGTGTGGGCGCGCTGTGCGGGACCGGGGTTGCGGGCCGGTGAGCGTCTGCGTGTGCGTCTGCTCGATGCCGACCCGACCACCCGCCGCGTCCGGTTCGCCCGCGCCTGA
- a CDS encoding maleylpyruvate isomerase N-terminal domain-containing protein: MDYPAALLAEDRRFAEHLRGADLATPVPTCPGWTLQQLLRHLGRGHRWAAQIVREQRDAPLDPRSVEGGKPPADPDGALEWVADSGGVLLDAVVATGHDAPVWTFVGPRPAAWWIRRRLHESTVHRADAAIALGVDYEIAPELAVDGVGEWIGLIEAGGAQPLESGASLHLHATDTDAEWTLRGTPDGLLVEPVHAKATTALRGPARDLLLALSRRRAVAETGVEVFGDESVWSAWLDRTPF, from the coding sequence ATCGACTACCCGGCCGCGTTGCTCGCGGAAGACCGACGGTTCGCCGAGCACCTCCGGGGCGCTGACCTGGCCACGCCGGTGCCGACCTGCCCGGGCTGGACGCTCCAGCAACTGCTCCGCCACCTGGGCCGCGGGCACCGGTGGGCCGCGCAGATCGTCCGGGAGCAGCGGGACGCTCCGCTGGACCCGCGCAGCGTCGAGGGTGGCAAGCCACCGGCCGACCCGGACGGGGCGCTCGAGTGGGTCGCGGACAGCGGCGGGGTGCTGCTCGACGCGGTAGTCGCCACCGGCCACGATGCCCCGGTGTGGACGTTCGTCGGCCCGCGCCCCGCCGCCTGGTGGATCCGGCGGCGACTGCACGAGTCGACCGTCCACCGTGCCGACGCTGCGATCGCGCTGGGCGTCGACTACGAGATCGCGCCGGAGCTGGCCGTGGACGGCGTCGGCGAGTGGATCGGGCTGATCGAGGCCGGGGGCGCCCAGCCGCTGGAATCCGGCGCGAGCCTGCACCTGCACGCGACCGACACCGACGCCGAGTGGACGCTGCGCGGCACGCCGGACGGGTTGCTCGTCGAACCGGTACACGCGAAGGCCACCACCGCACTCCGCGGGCCGGCGCGCGACCTGCTGCTGGCGCTGAGCCGCCGACGCGCGGTCGCGGAGACCGGGGTCGAGGTGTTCGGCGACGAGTCGGTCTGGAGCGCCTGGCTGGACCGTACCCCGTTCTAA
- a CDS encoding DUF4041 domain-containing protein, with translation MRFNPPPGWPTPPPGWTPPNGWQPDPSWPTPPPGWQLWVPEAPTAPPPSGTAPVPRPRVDQPERRPEWRPEPQAERRPEPEWRLDPRPEPAARPAETTGGRHAAPDSPADDRAALLARITELDQQLATARAGGGAVELDDQLVLQEVGIYRYHHPLEDAPAYKARLRDLNDRVKEFVKQGDAVLAADLFTFDGSLAKGRKMVKDLSRLMLRAYNAEAENCVRSLRSGNVTTAVRRLTTAVDAIEKLGVIMEMRINPEYHALRIEELELTADHQMKVQEERERAREEREALREQKRVEQELAAERERLEKERQHYRSALAALQAKGDTEAAANLAERLTQIDAAIEQNDYRAANIRAGYVYVISNVGAFGPSVVKIGMTRRVEPYDRVRELGDASVPFPFDVHILFFSDDAVSLENELHKAFAHRRLNLVNERREFFFASPAEVQEVFAEKVGGLLEFREQPEADQYFQSRGQWPPVTTGPR, from the coding sequence ATGCGTTTTAATCCCCCGCCCGGTTGGCCGACGCCCCCGCCGGGCTGGACTCCGCCGAACGGGTGGCAGCCCGATCCGTCCTGGCCGACGCCGCCGCCCGGGTGGCAGCTCTGGGTTCCCGAGGCACCCACCGCACCGCCGCCCAGCGGCACCGCTCCGGTGCCTCGTCCCCGCGTCGACCAGCCCGAGCGACGGCCGGAGTGGCGGCCGGAGCCGCAGGCGGAGCGGCGGCCGGAGCCGGAGTGGCGGCTGGACCCGCGGCCCGAGCCGGCCGCCCGGCCGGCGGAAACGACCGGAGGGCGGCACGCGGCTCCGGACAGCCCGGCGGACGACCGGGCGGCGCTGCTGGCCAGGATCACGGAGCTCGACCAGCAGCTCGCCACGGCCCGCGCGGGCGGGGGCGCCGTCGAGCTGGACGACCAGTTGGTCCTCCAGGAAGTCGGCATCTACCGCTACCACCATCCGCTGGAGGACGCCCCGGCCTACAAGGCGCGGCTGCGCGACCTCAACGACCGCGTCAAGGAGTTCGTCAAGCAGGGCGACGCGGTGCTCGCGGCCGACCTGTTCACGTTCGACGGCAGCCTCGCCAAAGGCCGCAAGATGGTCAAGGACCTGTCCCGGCTGATGCTGCGCGCCTACAACGCCGAAGCGGAGAACTGCGTCCGGTCGCTCCGCTCGGGCAACGTCACCACCGCCGTGCGCCGCTTGACGACGGCCGTCGACGCCATCGAGAAGCTCGGCGTCATCATGGAGATGCGGATCAACCCCGAGTATCACGCTCTGCGGATCGAGGAGCTCGAACTCACCGCGGACCACCAGATGAAGGTCCAGGAGGAGCGCGAGCGCGCCCGGGAGGAACGCGAAGCGCTGCGCGAGCAGAAGCGCGTCGAGCAGGAGCTGGCAGCGGAACGCGAGCGGCTGGAGAAGGAGCGGCAGCACTACCGGTCCGCGCTCGCGGCGCTGCAGGCCAAGGGTGACACGGAGGCCGCCGCGAACCTCGCCGAACGGCTCACCCAGATCGACGCGGCGATCGAGCAGAACGACTACCGCGCCGCCAATATCCGGGCTGGCTACGTCTACGTCATCTCGAACGTCGGCGCTTTCGGTCCCTCGGTGGTCAAGATCGGGATGACCCGCCGCGTCGAGCCCTACGACCGCGTCCGGGAACTCGGCGACGCGTCGGTGCCGTTCCCGTTCGACGTGCACATCCTCTTCTTCTCCGACGACGCGGTCTCGCTGGAGAACGAGCTGCACAAGGCGTTCGCGCACCGGCGGCTGAACCTGGTCAACGAGCGTCGGGAGTTCTTCTTCGCCTCCCCCGCGGAGGTCCAGGAGGTGTTCGCGGAGAAGGTCGGCGGGCTGCTGGAGTTCCGGGAACAGCCCGAAGCCGATCAGTACTTCCAGAGCCGGGGCCAGTGGCCGCCGGTGACCACCGGGCCGCGATAG
- a CDS encoding DUF397 domain-containing protein: MRAQTTQQPYSDIDVVNSPRWLRSSYCVDGDCIEISARDGVVMLRDSKAGSHLTMTHPQFTAFLRFVGGLRMGTPLN, encoded by the coding sequence TTGCGCGCGCAGACCACTCAGCAGCCGTACAGCGACATCGACGTTGTGAACAGCCCTCGCTGGCTTCGCAGCTCGTATTGCGTTGATGGCGACTGCATCGAGATTTCCGCTAGGGACGGCGTGGTCATGTTGCGCGACAGCAAGGCGGGCTCGCACCTCACGATGACCCACCCGCAGTTCACCGCCTTTCTGCGCTTCGTCGGCGGCTTGCGCATGGGTACGCCGCTGAACTGA